A stretch of the Filimonas lacunae genome encodes the following:
- a CDS encoding dihydrodipicolinate synthase family protein translates to MSLQWKGVFPAITTKFTAEGELDLAGFSANVKEQLAAGVNGIVLGGSLGEASVLNTAEKELLVKTTLEITGDKVPVILNIAESVTTEAVRQAKLAKEWGARGLMLLPPMRYKADDRETVTYFKTVAAATDLPVMIYNNPVDYKIEVTLDMFAELAEVPTITAVKESSRDVTNVTRMINRFGDRFSILCGVDTIAMEELLLGANGWVAGLVCAFPRETVAIYRLTKAGRIEEATKIYRWFMPLLELDIHPKLVQYIKLAEKQAGIGTEYVRAPRLTLIGEERERILTVINTALANRPQLPEYLSIAVH, encoded by the coding sequence GTTTACAATGGAAAGGGGTGTTCCCGGCTATTACAACCAAATTTACTGCAGAAGGAGAATTGGATCTGGCTGGCTTTTCGGCTAACGTAAAGGAGCAGCTTGCTGCTGGTGTGAATGGGATTGTGTTGGGCGGAAGCTTAGGCGAAGCAAGTGTATTAAATACGGCAGAAAAGGAGTTATTGGTGAAAACCACATTAGAGATTACAGGAGATAAAGTGCCTGTAATATTGAACATTGCGGAAAGCGTTACTACAGAAGCAGTAAGGCAGGCTAAGCTGGCTAAAGAATGGGGAGCCAGGGGGTTGATGTTGCTGCCACCTATGCGCTACAAAGCAGATGACAGGGAAACAGTTACCTATTTTAAAACGGTAGCTGCTGCCACTGATTTGCCTGTGATGATATATAACAACCCGGTTGATTACAAAATAGAAGTAACCCTGGATATGTTTGCCGAGCTGGCAGAAGTGCCTACCATTACTGCGGTAAAAGAGTCGTCAAGGGATGTTACGAATGTAACCCGTATGATCAATCGTTTTGGCGATAGATTCAGCATATTATGTGGTGTGGATACTATTGCTATGGAAGAGTTATTACTGGGTGCTAATGGCTGGGTTGCCGGACTGGTGTGTGCTTTCCCACGCGAAACAGTAGCTATTTACCGTTTAACCAAGGCAGGAAGGATTGAAGAAGCCACTAAAATATATCGTTGGTTTATGCCCTTGCTGGAATTAGATATTCATCCTAAATTAGTGCAATACATTAAGCTGGCAGAAAAGCAGGCTGGTATAGGTACTGAGTATGTAAGAGCCCCCCGGTTAACCTTGATTGGTGAAGAGCGGGAAAGAATACTAACTGTTATTAATACTGCATTGGCCAACCGTCCTCAATTACCTGAATATTTATCTATTGCTGTTCATTAA